The DNA region CCAAATCTTTCTTCAGCCTCTTTCGGTGTCAGCCCGACGATACCCACCTCAAGTGCCGAGAATATCGCTGTCGGCATAACACTTCCGTCCCACCGCCTATTAGCGCCCAGCATGTTCTCAACGGCGGTTATACCCTGATGTGTGGCTTTATGCTCGAGATAGGGCTCGCCCACTATGTCGCCTGCAGCATATATCCCGTCGATGTTGGTCATAAGATATTCGTTCACTGAAATTTTATTTTTTTCAAAGTTTATCCCCACCTCCTGCGTGCCATGGGGCGGTGTTACTTTTCTCCCAGTTGCGACAATTATTTCCTCACCTTCAACTACCTCACCACTTTCAAGTTTTAGCCTTACTCTATCGGCAGCTCGCTCGGCGGATACAGCTTTAGCGGATGTCATTATTTCGACGCCCTCGCCTACAAGCGCCCTGTGAACCAATGAGCTTATCTCATCATCTATTGTTGGAAGGATTCTGGGCATTATCTCAACGATTTTAACTTTCACGCCGAACGATGCGAATATGTGTGCAAACTCGACCCCTATAACTCCTCCACCAATGATAACGAGCGATTCCGGAAGGCGTTCCGTTGCCAGCGCTTTCCTGTTGTCCCACGGTGCTATTCCTGAGAGTCCATCTATGGGTGGCAAAGCAGCCTCCGAGCCGGTTGCTATCAGTATTCGGTCGAATTGAAAACTGTGCCCATCAACCGTTTTGACAACCTCTGGTGATTCAAGGTAAGCCTCCGAATTAACTATTTTGACAGCTCGTTTCCGCAGAAGGAATTCTATCCCCTTAACGAGACGGCTAACCACGCCATCT from bacterium includes:
- the lpdA gene encoding dihydrolipoyl dehydrogenase gives rise to the protein MGTRIRIGIIGGGPAGYVAAIRGAQLGAEVTVFERERLGGVCTNHGCIPTKTLYALAAIKNEAKNLENRGLWECTISHDWRRIIGYKDGVVSRLVKGIEFLLRKRAVKIVNSEAYLESPEVVKTVDGHSFQFDRILIATGSEAALPPIDGLSGIAPWDNRKALATERLPESLVIIGGGVIGVEFAHIFASFGVKVKIVEIMPRILPTIDDEISSLVHRALVGEGVEIMTSAKAVSAERAADRVRLKLESGEVVEGEEIIVATGRKVTPPHGTQEVGINFEKNKISVNEYLMTNIDGIYAAGDIVGEPYLEHKATHQGITAVENMLGANRRWDGSVMPTAIFSALEVGIVGLTPKEAEERFGNNIKVGKFPYVASGRAQTEGKANGFVRLVAAPDDKIVGFQAVGHHAAELLGIGTTLVKLGTPLSKVAETIFAHPTLSEMICEAALAGLRKPIHIV